One window from the genome of Nicotiana tomentosiformis chromosome 5, ASM39032v3, whole genome shotgun sequence encodes:
- the LOC104116377 gene encoding uncharacterized protein, which yields MAPLPHSCSFTKVLLVLSLVFVLFTLSFFSAYSEVQPQNNVRSRRMLELENESKPIKKKTNPTSLSASKNQTKLIKSSNTSSKNQTKQIKTSFSSFGSTKNQTKLSKTKLSFSDSQTKNKSKLVRPSSNSSPTITKSEKLAFKSQLLKVNPTSSKPSNSTKISSSTTKKSSDLTKISSSSSPKNKTTKATKPQLEKDTSESRSISITPTKNQPTDKMTKATKTQLGKDISEPKSKPKTPINKNQPTDKKPKTQQTAQKHSRYSWLEDDEEDDLISGFRDLPSKFQETLLPDLERLSKTSKVYLNKANKEITKNFKPYVGNKYAPTIASIISFAFILIPLLVVSLIFNKIKAYFSLQKLLIFIQVYLSIYFSILCLSSLVTGLEPLKFFYATAQSTYICLQVLQTLAYVLYLLMLLMYLILVFSTETGPTTKLIGLAQTFVGFAVGLHYYLTVFHRAVLHQPPKTSWRVHAIYAAFFLVICLATTADRRKKAYLVQGGEVEKKS from the coding sequence ATGGCTCCACTTCCACATTCCTGCAGCTTTACTAAGGTACTTTTAGTACTCTCTCTTGTTTTTGTGTTATTCACTCTTTCATTCTTTTCTGCATATAGTGAGGTCCAACCCCAAAATAATGTTAGAAGCAGAAGAATGTTGGAACTAGAAAATGAGTCAAAGCCAATTAAGAAGAAAACAAATCCAACTTCACTTTCAGCTTCCAAGAACCAAACCAAACTTATTAAATCCTCCAATACTTCTTCCAAGAATCAAACCAAGCAAATCAAGACTTCTTTTTCTAGCTTTGGTTCAACCAAGAACCAAACCAAGCTTTCAAAAACCAAACTTTCCTTTTCTGATTCACAAACCAAGAATAAAAGCAAGCTTGTCAGGCCCAGCTCCAATTCTAGTCCAACCATTACCAAATCAGAGAAACTTGCCTTCAAATCCCAGCTCCTGAAGGTCAATCCAACTTCCTCCAAGCCCTCAAATTCAACCAAAATCAGTTCCTCCACCACCAAGAAATCCTCAGATCTAACCAAAATCAGCTCAAGCTCTTCTCCCAAGAACAAAACAACCAAAGCCACTAAACCCCAATTAGAAAAAGACACCAGTGAATCCAGGTCCATATCCATAACTCCAACTAAAAACCAGCCCACTGACAAAATGACCAAAGCCACTAAAACTCAATTGGGGAAAGACATCAGTGAGCCCAAATCCAAACCCAAAACCCCAATTAATAAAAACCAGCCCACAGACAAAAAACCCAAGACACAACAGACGGCCCAAAAACATTCACGGTACAGCTGGcttgaagatgatgaagaagatGATTTAATTTCTGGATTCAGAGATTTACCCTCCAAATTCCAAGAAACCCTTTTGCCAGATTTGGAAAGACTTTCAAAGACCTCTAAAGTTTACCTCAACAAAGCAAACAAAGAAATAACAAAAAATTTCAAGCCCTATGTCGGAAACAAATATGCACCAACAATTGCCTCTATTATCTCATTTGCATTCATCTTGATCCCTTTACTAGTTGTTTCTCTcattttcaataaaatcaaaGCCTATTTCTCTCTCCAAAAGCTCTTAATCTTCATCCAAGTTTACCTCTCCATTTACTTCTCCATTCTCTGTCTTTCCTCTTTGGTCACTGGCTTAGAACCTTTGAAGTTTTTCTACGCTACTGCTCAATCCACTTACATTTGCTTACAAGTATTGCAAACTCTTGCTTATGTGCTGTACCTATTGATGCTGCTAATGTATCTGATCTTAGTGTTTTCCACTGAGACTGGGCCCACCACGAAGCTGATTGGGCTGGCCCAAACATTTGTGGGCTTTGCTGTTGGGCTTCATTATTACTTGACGGTGTTTCATAGGGCTGTGCTCCATCAACCACCTAAGACTAGCTGGAGGGTTCATGCCATTTATGCTGCATTCTTCCTTGTCATTTGCCTGGCAACTACTGCTGATAGAAGGAAAAAGGCTTATTTAGTACAAGGTGGCGAGGTTGAGAAAAAAAGCTAA
- the LOC104116378 gene encoding uncharacterized protein, protein MHICSSYSKRRRMLRTKKIQVVVLSICLDAPVTTTQEIDLQIQMSSMFGTKSFIGIFGSISFLTFVKYQILPLSMSSTLHFTNTSGHNQYNVYKSYIFLFIIDQQFIKVLS, encoded by the exons ATGCATATATGCTCTTCATATTCAAAGAGGAGACGAATGTTGAGGACAAAGAAGATTCAA GTGGTTGTCTTGAGTATATGTCTTGATGCTCCAGTAACTACGACTCAGGAAAttgacctccaaattcaaatgtCCTCAATG TTCGGTACGAAGTCTTTCATTGGGATTTTTGGCAGCATTAGTTTTCTAACATTTGTTAAATATCAG ATTTTACCTCTCAGTATGTCGTCCACTCTTCATTTCACCAACACATCAGGACATAACCAATATAATGTTtataaatcttatattttccttTTTATAATTGATCAGCAATTCATAAAGGTACTTTCTTGA